From the genome of Geobacter sp. SVR, one region includes:
- a CDS encoding efflux RND transporter periplasmic adaptor subunit, with the protein MAEDLSGLRIDKTGGDYRPRRRWKRLAWWLGGACVALTAVLAFKGLFSPRVEVETAVVSQVYPSQSFSLLNASGYVVAQRKSAVAAKTTGRLVWLGVEEGSRVRGGQVIARLENEDVTANRRQAAANLVNSRAVLAQAEAELKDATLTFNRNKELLSQGVVAQADLDASEARYKRAVAGVAAGRAAIDAARAALRGADVAVDYTLIRAPFDGVVLTKDADVGDIVTPIGAAVNAKAAVVTMADMGSLQVEADVSESSLQKVRQGQPCEIQLDALPETRFSGTVHMIVPTADRSKATVLAKVRFDRLDSRILPEMSARVAFLQRQVTADEKRPRTAVNPAAVVKRDNRDCIYLIAGDRVKEVPVTVGRRIGDQVEILAGAKAGDKVALKPLERLKDGSRIKTAEK; encoded by the coding sequence ATGGCGGAAGACCTGAGCGGGTTGAGAATCGACAAGACGGGGGGTGACTATCGACCTCGCCGCCGCTGGAAACGGCTTGCCTGGTGGCTGGGAGGGGCATGTGTGGCGCTGACCGCGGTGCTGGCCTTCAAAGGGCTTTTTTCCCCGCGGGTCGAGGTGGAAACGGCGGTGGTTTCCCAGGTCTATCCTTCCCAGAGCTTCAGCCTGCTGAATGCCAGCGGATACGTGGTGGCCCAGCGCAAGTCGGCGGTGGCGGCCAAGACTACCGGCCGCCTGGTATGGCTCGGGGTGGAGGAGGGGAGCCGGGTCAGGGGCGGGCAGGTCATCGCCCGCCTGGAAAACGAGGATGTGACGGCCAACCGGAGACAGGCGGCGGCCAACCTGGTGAACTCCCGTGCTGTCCTGGCGCAGGCTGAGGCGGAGTTGAAGGATGCCACCCTGACCTTTAACCGCAACAAAGAGCTGCTGAGCCAGGGGGTGGTGGCCCAGGCCGACCTGGACGCCAGCGAGGCGCGCTACAAGAGGGCCGTGGCCGGGGTGGCAGCGGGGCGTGCGGCTATTGACGCAGCCCGGGCCGCCCTCAGGGGGGCCGATGTGGCTGTCGACTACACTCTCATCCGGGCCCCTTTCGACGGCGTGGTGCTGACCAAGGATGCTGACGTGGGGGATATCGTCACTCCCATCGGTGCGGCGGTCAACGCCAAGGCGGCCGTGGTAACCATGGCTGACATGGGCTCGCTCCAGGTGGAGGCGGATGTCTCCGAGTCCAGCCTGCAAAAGGTCAGGCAGGGACAGCCCTGCGAGATCCAGTTGGACGCCCTGCCGGAAACCCGCTTCAGCGGGACGGTACATATGATCGTTCCCACTGCGGACCGCTCCAAGGCAACGGTGCTGGCCAAGGTCCGTTTTGACCGCCTGGACAGCCGCATCCTCCCGGAGATGAGTGCCCGGGTGGCCTTCCTGCAACGGCAGGTGACGGCGGACGAGAAACGGCCGCGCACGGCGGTCAACCCGGCGGCTGTGGTCAAGCGCGACAACAGGGACTGCATCTACCTGATTGCAGGTGACCGGGTGAAGGAGGTCCCCGTGACCGTGGGGAGGCGCATCGGCGACCAAGTGGAGATTCTGGCCGGGGCCAAGGCAGGGGACAAGGTGGCCCTGAAGCCGCTGGAGCGGCTGAAGGACGGGAGCCGCATCAAAACGGCGGAGAAGTAA
- a CDS encoding DUF488 domain-containing protein, with protein sequence MIQLKRVYEPADSRDGRRFFVERLWPRGMKKENLVMEGWLKEVAPSEALRKWFNHDPAKWAEFRRRYIAELEGNRSAWEPLLEAARQEKVTLLYSTHDQEHNNALVLKDFLDGLLRAR encoded by the coding sequence ATGATACAGCTCAAGCGGGTCTACGAGCCGGCTGACAGTCGGGACGGCAGGCGGTTTTTCGTGGAGCGGCTCTGGCCGCGGGGGATGAAGAAGGAAAACCTGGTGATGGAAGGGTGGTTGAAGGAAGTGGCGCCTAGTGAGGCCCTGCGGAAATGGTTCAACCATGACCCGGCCAAATGGGCGGAATTCCGGCGGCGCTACATCGCCGAACTGGAGGGTAACCGCTCTGCCTGGGAGCCCCTGCTGGAGGCGGCCCGACAGGAGAAGGTCACCCTGCTCTACAGCACCCACGACCAGGAGCATAATAATGCCCTGGTGCTCAAGGACTTCCTGGATGGGCTGCTCAGGGCGCGTTAG
- a CDS encoding ABC transporter ATP-binding protein, giving the protein MERGTLPPIVEIRDLSKSYRRGSQLIPVLERISFAISEGEFLALMGPSGSGKSTLLNLIAGIDKADSGTIRVGGVEITSLTETELALWRSANVGFIFQFYNLMPVLTAFENIELPLLLTSLSRKERRAHVELALEVVNLTDRRDHYPSQLSGGQQQRVAIARAIVSDPAILVADEPTGDLDRVSAEEILSLMARLVGEFGKTIIMVTHDPRAADKAHTIRHLEKGLLTG; this is encoded by the coding sequence GTGGAGCGCGGCACGCTACCCCCCATAGTCGAGATTCGCGACCTCTCCAAGTCGTACCGCCGCGGCAGTCAGCTCATCCCGGTGCTGGAGCGGATATCCTTCGCCATCTCCGAGGGGGAGTTCCTGGCCCTGATGGGGCCGTCCGGATCGGGCAAGAGTACCCTGCTCAACCTGATCGCCGGCATCGACAAGGCCGACAGCGGCACGATCCGGGTGGGCGGGGTGGAGATCACCTCTCTGACGGAGACGGAACTGGCCCTTTGGCGAAGCGCCAACGTCGGCTTCATCTTCCAATTCTACAATCTGATGCCGGTCCTGACCGCTTTCGAGAACATCGAGTTGCCGCTGCTGTTGACCTCCCTTTCCCGCAAGGAGCGCAGGGCGCACGTGGAGCTGGCCCTGGAGGTGGTCAACCTGACCGACCGCAGGGACCATTACCCCTCCCAGCTCTCCGGAGGCCAGCAGCAACGGGTCGCCATTGCCCGGGCCATTGTCAGCGATCCGGCCATCCTGGTGGCGGACGAGCCGACCGGCGACCTGGACCGGGTCTCGGCCGAGGAAATCCTGTCCCTGATGGCGCGGCTGGTGGGAGAGTTCGGCAAGACCATCATCATGGTGACCCACGACCCCCGTGCCGCGGACAAGGCCCACACCATCCGGCATCTGGAAAAGGGTTTGCTGACCGGCTAG
- a CDS encoding ABC transporter permease, translated as MILKLIIRNAFRHRLRTILTVIGVAIAILAFGMLRTLVGLWYLGVERSSATRLITRNAISLVFPLPLSYLERIRGIAGVKSVSYGNWFGGIYIDEKHFFANEAVEPKSFLELYPEFVLSPEQREAFIRDRKGCIVGKRLADTYGWKPGDLITLRGTIFPGQWEFVLRGVYRGAERSTEERALFFHWDYLNETLKKTVPRRAGQVGFYVVGVTRPEVAAEVAEAVDRTFRNSLAETLTETERAFQLGFVSMTEAIMIAIQIVSYVVIVIIMVVAANTMAMTARERIAEYATLKSLGFGAGHIGIIVFGESLFISLMGGLLGVVLTFPAAQWIETELSQYFPYFSISMTTIGLDLAIACCVGGVAAVFPTWRGATIRIADGLRRIG; from the coding sequence ATGATCCTCAAGCTCATCATCCGCAATGCCTTCCGCCATCGTCTGCGTACGATTCTGACCGTGATCGGCGTGGCCATCGCCATCCTGGCCTTTGGCATGCTGCGCACCCTGGTGGGGCTCTGGTATCTGGGGGTGGAGCGTTCATCCGCAACCCGCCTGATCACCCGCAACGCCATCTCTCTTGTCTTTCCCCTTCCGCTCTCGTACCTGGAACGGATCCGCGGCATTGCCGGGGTGAAGAGCGTCTCCTACGGTAACTGGTTCGGCGGTATCTACATCGATGAGAAGCATTTTTTTGCCAACGAGGCCGTGGAACCCAAGAGCTTCCTGGAACTTTACCCGGAGTTCGTTCTTTCTCCGGAGCAGCGCGAGGCGTTCATCCGCGACCGGAAAGGGTGCATCGTCGGCAAGCGGCTGGCCGATACCTACGGCTGGAAGCCGGGTGATCTGATCACCCTGCGGGGCACCATCTTTCCCGGCCAGTGGGAGTTCGTCCTGCGGGGGGTCTATCGGGGGGCCGAGCGGAGCACCGAGGAACGGGCTCTCTTTTTCCACTGGGACTATCTCAACGAAACCCTGAAAAAGACCGTTCCGCGCCGGGCCGGCCAGGTAGGGTTCTACGTGGTCGGCGTGACCAGGCCCGAGGTGGCGGCAGAGGTGGCAGAGGCAGTGGACCGGACTTTCAGGAACTCTCTGGCCGAGACCCTTACCGAGACGGAGCGGGCCTTTCAGCTGGGTTTCGTCTCCATGACCGAGGCCATCATGATCGCCATCCAGATCGTCTCCTACGTAGTAATCGTGATCATCATGGTTGTGGCGGCCAACACCATGGCCATGACGGCCCGGGAGCGAATCGCCGAGTATGCCACCCTCAAGAGTCTGGGGTTCGGGGCAGGGCACATCGGTATCATTGTCTTCGGCGAGTCCCTGTTCATCTCCTTGATGGGCGGTCTGCTGGGTGTTGTGCTCACCTTCCCGGCCGCCCAGTGGATCGAGACCGAGCTGTCCCAGTACTTTCCCTATTTCAGCATCTCCATGACTACCATCGGCCTGGATCTGGCTATTGCCTGCTGCGTGGGGGGCGTGGCGGCGGTCTTTCCCACCTGGCGGGGAGCCACCATCCGGATCGCCGACGGGCTGCGGAGGATCGGCTGA
- a CDS encoding ABC transporter permease, which produces MAIPWSYSLRNLWTRRLTTALTASGMALVVFVFAATLMLAEGLQRTLVATGSYDNVIVIRTSANSEVQSGVERDQAAIVESLPEVAVGAEGQPLLDKELVVLINLTKRGTTKPANVVIRGVGKAGLALRPQVQLIAGRMPRPGSDEVIAGKSIAERFQGGGIGERLRFGMRDWTVVGTFSAGTTGFNSEIWGDVDQLMQAFRRPVYSSVLFRLRDSSEFERVKSSIEHNPRLTLEAKRETRYYADQSEMMAKFLRILGLTLTVIFSLGAVIGAMITMYAAVANRVIEIGTLRALGFNRGSILTAFVLEALFLGLVGGLLGVACASFMQLITISTMNWQTFAELAFSFSLTIGIAVKSLAFSLVMGFVGGLLPAVRAARMNIVEALRAT; this is translated from the coding sequence ATGGCCATTCCCTGGTCCTACAGTCTGCGCAACCTCTGGACCCGTCGCCTGACCACGGCCCTGACTGCCTCGGGCATGGCCCTGGTGGTGTTCGTGTTCGCCGCAACCCTGATGCTGGCCGAGGGGTTGCAACGGACCCTGGTGGCAACCGGTTCCTACGACAATGTCATCGTCATCCGCACGTCAGCCAACTCCGAGGTGCAGAGCGGCGTCGAGCGCGATCAGGCAGCCATCGTGGAGAGCCTGCCCGAGGTGGCCGTGGGGGCGGAGGGCCAGCCGCTCCTGGACAAGGAACTGGTGGTCCTGATCAACCTGACCAAGCGGGGCACCACCAAGCCGGCCAATGTGGTGATCCGGGGAGTGGGAAAAGCCGGGCTGGCGCTCCGTCCCCAGGTGCAACTGATCGCGGGGCGTATGCCCCGGCCCGGCTCGGACGAGGTTATTGCCGGCAAGAGCATTGCCGAGCGCTTCCAAGGGGGAGGGATCGGAGAACGGCTTCGTTTCGGCATGCGCGATTGGACGGTGGTGGGTACCTTCAGCGCAGGCACGACAGGGTTCAACTCGGAGATCTGGGGGGATGTGGACCAGCTCATGCAGGCTTTTCGGCGACCGGTCTACTCCTCGGTGCTGTTCCGGCTGCGGGATTCGTCCGAGTTCGAGCGGGTAAAGTCGAGCATCGAACACAATCCGCGCCTGACTCTGGAGGCCAAGCGTGAAACCCGCTACTATGCCGACCAGTCCGAGATGATGGCCAAGTTCCTCCGCATCCTCGGCCTGACCCTGACGGTGATCTTCTCTCTCGGGGCGGTGATCGGTGCCATGATCACCATGTATGCGGCCGTTGCCAACCGGGTCATCGAGATCGGCACGCTACGGGCACTGGGATTCAACAGGGGGAGCATACTGACCGCCTTTGTGCTGGAGGCGCTGTTTCTCGGCCTGGTGGGCGGTCTGCTGGGAGTGGCCTGCGCCTCGTTCATGCAGTTGATCACCATCTCCACCATGAACTGGCAGACCTTTGCCGAACTGGCCTTCAGCTTCAGCCTGACCATCGGAATTGCCGTCAAGTCTCTCGCGTTTTCACTGGTGATGGGGTTCGTGGGGGGCTTGCTGCCGGCGGTGCGGGCAGCGCGGATGAATATCGTGGAGGCCCTGCGGGCGACGTGA
- a CDS encoding twin-arginine translocase TatA/TatE family subunit, whose amino-acid sequence MFGLGMPELFIILTLALLIFGPAKLPQLGASLGGAIRGFRRAVDEPVRLDSEQKREADS is encoded by the coding sequence ATGTTTGGATTGGGAATGCCGGAACTATTTATTATTCTGACCTTGGCACTGTTGATTTTCGGGCCGGCGAAACTTCCCCAGTTGGGGGCCTCTCTGGGGGGAGCCATCAGAGGATTTCGCCGGGCCGTTGACGAACCGGTCAGGCTGGATTCGGAACAGAAACGCGAAGCAGACTCGTGA